One genomic window of Micromonospora sp. WMMD1128 includes the following:
- a CDS encoding stress response protein: protein MSEETWLAARLIPTSGINGAEEQERRATSALLAVMSAVREFGRILTQSLGAPAGTVQTFIEVPFKLGNQQLFPDGLVRVTRGQRQWTALVEVKTGSNALKSEQLEAYLDIAREQGFDALITISNEIAPVPGQHPTTIDRRKLRKVALFHLPWTEILTQAVIQKEYRGVADPDQAWVLGELIRYLEHPRSGALEFSDMGPAWVPVRDGVSAGTLRAGDGGAAEVAGRFDALIRYACLRLGRQLGTDVTPALSRRDLADPAVRTQSLVNQLVTTGTLTGSIRIPGAVGHLHVTADLRAGQIVCHVDVDAPRTGRPTTRVNWLIRQLKDAPETVRIEAFVMHARGGGATDLLRQVRAEPTTLVTDPARELRAFRVAQSTAAGTKRGSGRGAFIDSMLHAIDDFYEQIIQNLKPWMPAPPRLRTPDDVTPVQPVAASLVSTAISSQDSPELDTSSGAGDNQPRP, encoded by the coding sequence ATGTCCGAGGAGACCTGGCTCGCCGCCCGCCTGATCCCCACCTCCGGTATCAACGGCGCGGAGGAGCAGGAACGCCGGGCGACCTCCGCACTGTTGGCGGTGATGAGCGCGGTCCGGGAGTTCGGGCGGATCCTGACCCAGTCCCTCGGCGCACCGGCCGGCACGGTGCAGACGTTCATCGAGGTGCCGTTCAAACTCGGCAACCAGCAGCTCTTCCCGGACGGCCTCGTCCGCGTCACGCGGGGTCAGCGGCAGTGGACCGCGCTGGTCGAGGTGAAGACCGGCAGCAACGCGCTGAAGTCGGAGCAACTGGAGGCGTACCTGGACATCGCCCGGGAGCAGGGCTTCGACGCCCTCATCACGATCTCCAACGAGATCGCCCCCGTTCCGGGCCAGCATCCGACCACTATCGACCGCCGGAAGCTGCGCAAGGTCGCGCTCTTCCACCTGCCCTGGACGGAGATCCTGACCCAGGCGGTGATCCAGAAGGAGTACCGCGGCGTCGCCGACCCGGACCAGGCATGGGTCCTGGGTGAGCTGATCCGATACCTGGAGCACCCCCGTTCGGGTGCGCTGGAGTTCAGCGACATGGGGCCGGCCTGGGTCCCCGTACGCGATGGGGTGTCGGCGGGAACGCTGCGGGCCGGCGACGGCGGCGCGGCGGAGGTGGCCGGCCGATTCGACGCCCTGATCCGCTACGCCTGCCTGCGCCTCGGCCGGCAGTTGGGCACCGACGTCACGCCCGCGCTGAGCCGCCGTGACCTCGCCGATCCGGCGGTACGCACCCAGTCGCTCGTCAACCAACTCGTCACCACGGGCACGCTGACCGGCAGCATCCGGATTCCGGGCGCGGTCGGCCACCTTCACGTCACCGCCGATCTGCGGGCCGGGCAGATCGTCTGCCACGTCGACGTGGACGCTCCCCGCACCGGCCGACCGACCACGAGGGTGAACTGGCTCATCCGCCAACTGAAGGACGCGCCGGAGACGGTACGGATCGAGGCGTTCGTCATGCACGCCCGGGGCGGTGGCGCCACGGATCTCCTGCGGCAGGTCCGCGCCGAGCCCACCACGCTGGTCACCGATCCCGCCCGTGAGCTGCGGGCATTCCGGGTTGCGCAGAGCACGGCGGCGGGAACCAAGCGGGGCAGCGGGCGGGGTGCCTTCATCGATTCGATGTTGCACGCGATCGACGACTTCTACGAGCAGATCATCCAGAACCTGAAGCCGTGGATGCCCGCACCGCCACGCCTTCGCACGCCGGACGACGTCACGCCCGTGCAGCCGGTCGCCGCCAGCCTCGTCTCCACCGCCATCTCATCCCAGGACAGCCCGGAACTCGACACCTCGTCGGGGGCGGGTGACAACCAACCGAGGCCGTGA
- a CDS encoding trypsin-like serine protease — translation MIERLIRSGVVAVAAAGLAVALVFAGSTPASAIFGGTTSGVLRGQVNIWADSGARYKCTGTLIGQRWVLTAKHCFDGEDPDRFQIWTGDRRPKYGEGVPVIGWAPNDKYDVAVLHLRWSVRNVNLIAKYNANSLLKTGITVAVRGWGQDQPSVPSSAPTPSLRVCSLSVDGSAVDHMRLIPIDGIPVKGDSGAGVWAGDRVYGIYYSYAPDYSYGYAIQTSVVAGWIEGLTGIPGVG, via the coding sequence ATGATCGAGCGCTTGATCCGTTCAGGTGTCGTAGCCGTTGCGGCGGCCGGCCTCGCGGTCGCGCTGGTGTTCGCCGGCTCGACCCCGGCGTCTGCCATATTCGGTGGCACCACCAGCGGGGTGCTCCGCGGCCAGGTCAACATCTGGGCCGACTCCGGAGCGAGATACAAGTGCACCGGAACGCTTATCGGTCAGCGTTGGGTGCTCACCGCCAAGCACTGCTTCGACGGCGAAGACCCCGACAGGTTCCAGATCTGGACCGGTGACCGCAGGCCGAAGTACGGCGAGGGGGTCCCGGTCATCGGCTGGGCGCCCAACGACAAGTACGACGTCGCGGTGCTGCATCTGCGGTGGTCCGTGCGCAACGTGAACCTCATCGCGAAGTACAACGCCAACTCGCTCCTGAAGACCGGCATCACCGTCGCGGTGCGGGGCTGGGGTCAGGATCAACCATCCGTGCCCTCGTCGGCGCCAACTCCGTCGCTCCGGGTCTGTTCCCTGTCGGTGGACGGGTCCGCCGTGGACCACATGCGGCTGATTCCCATCGACGGCATTCCGGTGAAGGGAGACTCGGGCGCGGGCGTTTGGGCGGGCGACCGCGTCTATGGGATCTACTACTCGTACGCGCCGGACTATTCCTACGGCTATGCCATCCAGACGTCGGTGGTCGCCGGGTGGATCGAGGGTTTGACGGGCATCCCGGGAGTGGGCTGA
- a CDS encoding inositol monophosphatase family protein, which translates to MKFEQLWSGLATDLLSTLAAYRSRVTEIDVREKADQTLLTEADLVVERMILAKIRALDPAARVLAEESGSGSWRPAVDEEPDRIWIIDPIDGTAEFVRPQSTEFCSVVCLLERREPVAALIVAPELGTGRAPVIVHASRADNTILVNGRPATLNNSPEPALVASLTRSSTSEAPRHESAMIKAGYRLKTRTTSQTLDMLRTALDLTDLVEGSPRFDLFHRGRQKVWDGLAGLCLGEIVGLMSTDIDGNKRLPVSIETLAQPEPTFASTVMGRPEAVKWFVEVARNSRTETPKSS; encoded by the coding sequence ATGAAATTTGAGCAGCTGTGGTCCGGGCTGGCGACGGACCTCCTAAGCACCCTTGCTGCCTACCGGTCCCGGGTCACGGAAATCGACGTGCGGGAGAAGGCCGACCAGACTCTGCTCACGGAGGCCGACCTCGTAGTCGAGCGGATGATCCTCGCCAAGATCCGCGCCCTGGATCCTGCGGCCCGCGTGCTTGCCGAGGAATCAGGTAGTGGTAGTTGGCGGCCCGCCGTCGACGAGGAACCCGATCGGATCTGGATCATCGATCCGATCGATGGCACGGCGGAGTTCGTCCGGCCGCAGAGCACCGAGTTCTGCTCCGTCGTCTGCCTGCTGGAGCGGCGGGAGCCGGTGGCCGCGCTCATCGTCGCCCCCGAACTCGGCACCGGTCGCGCGCCGGTGATCGTGCACGCGTCCCGAGCCGACAACACGATCCTGGTCAACGGTCGACCCGCCACGCTCAACAACAGTCCGGAGCCCGCACTTGTCGCATCCCTGACACGCAGTTCGACGTCCGAGGCACCGCGTCACGAGTCGGCCATGATCAAGGCCGGATATCGGCTGAAGACCCGCACCACGTCACAGACGCTCGACATGCTTCGGACAGCGCTGGATCTCACCGACCTCGTCGAGGGCTCACCGCGCTTCGACCTCTTCCACCGCGGGCGGCAGAAGGTCTGGGACGGCTTGGCGGGCTTGTGCCTGGGTGAGATCGTCGGTCTAATGTCTACGGACATCGATGGAAACAAGCGTCTACCGGTGTCCATCGAGACGCTCGCTCAGCCAGAACCGACTTTCGCCAGCACCGTCATGGGTCGCCCGGAGGCAGTCAAGTGGTTCGTGGAGGTAGCGCGGAACTCCCGCACCGAAACACCGAAGTCCTCGTAG